ttataaaaaaatattttattataaaatattttaaattaaaataatgttaattacatcaataaaacaaataacttttattatgaatttcaatttttgatgaaaaataattatttcgtTTCAAGAAATATAaggtaaagataaaaacatagaCTATTGGACCTGATGAGAAATTAAACCATAATTCTATGATAAGAAAGATagtattaatttcaatttttgattaCGTGTTATGCGGCATACATTTTATATTGTGGGTTGACAATGGCAACCTAATACAATTACAAAGTACAAACACCGATTTTTCCTACATTGCTGCAGATAGTATTACTTCAGTTTATATACTCCACTGGTTGCCTTCTATGCGTAAATGCAGTTTCCATAACCTGCAATTTAACATCAATGTAAGTTTATATATTCTAGTCCTATAATAACCCAATAACTTCAACAGATTACtcagataaaattttaataaaattcagaTCAATATAAAGTTTTGACTGCATAAATTATTGAGTTcaacttttaattttgattgaaaaacaGAACAAACACATTTCTAGTCTAATAACAAGTCAATACTTGATAAAAGCAGTTAGGAACTTAATACAGGAAATTGAGTAATCTGAGAAATTATAGATCTATCTCGTAAATCTGAGTGATGCAATTTTTATGACATATAATTGAGATAAATTTTTAGTTGTGATTTAAAAGATGCATGTAAATTTTGTTGTGTTGTGGTGTAACATACTTGGATCAGTGAGAGAGACGAGGGCAGAGGCCCTGAAATCACAATTCCAGTGGTTTCTTCCCTTAGATTGGTAATAGAGATTCATGGCTATGGAAGCATGGTTCATGAGATTGTCAGGGTAAAAGCAGGGGCACCCTTTCTGCAGAATCCTGCAATCAACTTGAGAACACGCAAAATTCAGGTTCGACAAAAGGGTAGCCTGATCTGATGAAGGCTTTGCCACACACCAAGTTTTCTGTCATTCCAAAACAATCCATTAATTCCagcaataatatataaaatgcaaTTTACAAGTTACAACCCtttttcaaatgcatttcaAAGAACTGATTCCACCTAACTAACCTGCTCATTACCCATTATCAGATTCCCTCCTGCACAAATCAGAAGGAAAACAAGTTATTATAGTGTGTAATTTGTATGCATTTGAATAATGGTAGCTCAATTAGTATCACcaatttgcatgcattgataAAACCCATGATAGATCTGAAAGGCCTTCAAAACCAACCCTTTTCACAACTCCGATACAAACGAaaacaacatacaaagcaagGAAGCAACACAAAAAATGAGAGCAATGGTGATAAGAAAAAGTTAATGGCATCTGACACAAACCTGGTGAGAGAGACAGGAACAcaaggaaaaggagaagaggCACATTTCCCATGGTTGTTACTTGTACAAGTACTCTGAACTGAACAGTGTTGTGAGAGGAGAATGAGGAGGGTGGAGAGAGATGTGAGGGCTAAAGAAGAGTGTGATGTGATTAGAGCGAGAGAAAGGGTGGTGTGGTTTTAAAAGGGAAAAGATGGTGGGTGAAAAACTAAGGTGAGATCATAATAACGGCTACATTAGCAGCAATGGAAGTTAGAAAGACGTTGTGGGGACTGTTATTATGGGAAAAGGGTCACAGTGAAAAGAGTAGTTGCacgtgatgtgatgtgatgtgatgtgagTTGTGCTTGGTCACTGTTGGCTCCTAGTTTTCTCatgggatatataataataatactacacATTATTGCAAGAAAGAACCGTTGTGTGGAAAACAATGACCCCACTTTTTTAACCATTTATGGATTGTGGGGTCACATTCTGCTCCAAGTTCTTAATCCTTCTGACGCTATTATCTATCATTCTTGTTTTTTTCGTAAGTAAAATATTCCcctgtaataaaaaaatattattaacactcaataaatagatttataagtgctataatgtaataaaatggaaaaagaaaaataaaaagtaaatatctaATAATTGTGCATAAAATGAAAATACGTGTATCATTGTTACACTTGTATAAGGTGAGATAGTGTCATCTCTTCTAACGTAGATTATAcactacaacaataattatttttagtagaAGTAGGGTTTTAATTCCTACTAATAACTTTACTAGAATTTTCTTTTCTAGAAGAGTCAGCATAACTAAAAGATTACTGGAGATTTTTAACAATTCTTGATATTAGCACAACTTACTAGAGACTTACAAAACTCCTAGAtatagttagggtttataaaacTCTCGATCTGGAGTTTACAAAAGCTCCAGTAATCACTAGAgtttacaaaataaatgaaaaactatgaaaggaaaatgttttaaattttgtattttaattttcctataacattcataaaaagataaaaaacaaaaacaaaatatgcaGTTTTAACCATTCATAAATCCAAAGCATTATAGTTCATGTACTTACATTTATTTCACTTCTCTCTTAGTGCAGTACTAACTCTAGAACAACATCAacttagaaaattaaatatgactcctaaaatattattacaaactCTAATTCACCACCTTCAAAACTATAATGCAGGATCTCTTTAACATATGTGCTATAATTGGTGAAAGTGCTCACATTAGCAGTGATTGATGCATCATCGTCTCTCTTCTTGTTCAACTCACTTTCCTCGAACACTATGTAGAAGTGTTGTTgctacaaatttaaaatttgatattactTGTTGGCTCAAGTTCATCAATCATTGGAATAATTAGCTTGAGCAAACGATCTTTACACTGTTCTTAGAACCTTGTTGTTGAAGagaaaatctaaataaaatgtTAGCATAGTTTAATTTGATTACATCATGTGCTTACCATAGGCGCTATCATTGGAAGGTTGTTGTTCAGTCTTGTCCCAGTTTTTAACAATGACAACCATGTGACTATGACCCTTTTGGAACTCATTCAAAATATCATACAATGCCATCAATTTTGGAACCCTATTAATCATGTTATTTTAGATATGAATGTATATGAATATAATGTAATGCCATTAATTTCAATGCTTATGTTTTTTGTAACGTCCTGACCAgaaatttcttatttaaaataaaaagaaagaaaatactaaaatacACATTTATTATAAAGTCCTTTCCCAAAAACGTGGGAAATCTAAATCCAATATCAATGCGCCAATTATAACTAAAAACCGCGGCGttcaattattacaattataaattgtttataaatcCATTACAAAATAGTTCATGAGTAAAATCGAGTAAAAACTCCCATAGCTGGTCCCAACTCCAACTTTAGGCATCTACACGCTCACCTGCATGAACATCTGCTCCCATaaaacaagttacatgatcatcgcaaaaCATACATAGATAGGGTGAACTtagttaaaataaacaatacaaCATGACATAATTAAAGCATCTAAAAATTATAACCCGTGTTAGCATTTCACATTCCTCAATTCCTCAACTTCCAACCTTCTGTTAGActcctcttgattctacacacTTTGGTGAGTACACTGATCGATCTTtgttgcacgagtgtctactcgccccttcgactacaggccaccaactaatagtccacacgcgaGAATAAATTGCCACGGCCACAATCcacgacaccaagtggagttccccaaaacgaaCCGAAGTCCGTAGTTGTTCctagactaccaaactcaatcaggtgcactgaagagggcaatcatctgAAACCTCGTCGTACGAGCCATGATCTCCCACACTCCACTGGACCTAAACCACCaagctacaacctcgagtggccacgtgttaccccaatacaagttacactcatAACTGGGCCCCCAGCTAAAGCATCGCACCATGACACTTCATCCAAAGCTGTGTAGAAATACTCCTCGCGAACCAACTCTGCACCCAAAACCGCTTGGTGTGCCTCTCACGTCGCTAGGCGGAATTTGGTTCTAGACCGCCTGGCGCACCTCTCAcgtcgccaggcgccaagctTCTTCCAGGACTTTTGCCACACAATTTCGCCTAGCGGGACCAACCCTGCCTTCCAGGACTACTACACAATCATCATGCTACCAGTTAACCATCCTTTAATTAGTTGAATCAACAACCCATGGTGCCCTAATTACT
This region of Vigna unguiculata cultivar IT97K-499-35 chromosome 5, ASM411807v1, whole genome shotgun sequence genomic DNA includes:
- the LOC114185657 gene encoding glucan endo-1,3-beta-D-glucosidase → MGNVPLLLFLVFLSLSPGGNLIMGNEQKTWCVAKPSSDQATLLSNLNFACSQVDCRILQKGCPCFYPDNLMNHASIAMNLYYQSKGRNHWNCDFRASALVSLTDPSYGNCIYA